The following are encoded together in the Citrobacter arsenatis genome:
- the mnmH gene encoding tRNA 2-selenouridine(34) synthase MnmH yields MQDTQTAQDYRAILLAGMPIIDVRAPVEFQQGAMPGAINLPLMNDDERAAVGTCYKRQGPEAALALGHQLVSGTTRQQRINAWQDACRQNPAGYLCCARGGQRSHIVQQWLHESGIDYPLIQGGYKALRQAAIQLTEELVQKPIVLIGGCTGNGKTQLVQQQPNGVDLEGLAHHRGSSFGRTVEPQLSQASFENLLAVEMLKTDSRQNLRLWVLEDEGRMIGANHLPECLRERMTQASIAVVNDPFERRLERLREEYFVRMHHDFTQAYGESQGWQEYSEYLHHGLFAIRRRLGLQRFAELTAQLDVALREQQVTGSTDAHMGWLVPLLNEYYDPMYRYQLEKKAAKIVFRGTWQDVADWLNAR; encoded by the coding sequence ATGCAAGACACACAAACAGCACAGGACTATCGCGCAATTTTGCTCGCCGGTATGCCCATAATCGATGTACGCGCCCCCGTCGAATTTCAGCAGGGCGCAATGCCAGGCGCAATCAACCTTCCCTTAATGAACGATGACGAACGTGCCGCTGTAGGTACCTGTTATAAACGTCAGGGACCTGAGGCCGCCCTCGCACTCGGCCATCAACTGGTGTCGGGGACAACCCGCCAGCAGCGCATAAACGCCTGGCAGGATGCCTGTCGCCAAAATCCTGCGGGCTACTTATGCTGCGCCCGCGGCGGCCAGCGTTCGCACATTGTGCAGCAGTGGCTGCACGAGTCCGGCATTGACTACCCGCTAATACAAGGTGGCTATAAAGCATTGCGTCAGGCAGCGATTCAACTGACGGAAGAACTGGTGCAAAAGCCGATCGTCTTAATTGGCGGTTGTACCGGGAACGGCAAAACGCAGTTGGTACAACAACAGCCGAACGGTGTGGATCTCGAAGGTCTGGCGCACCATCGTGGTTCCTCGTTTGGTCGTACCGTTGAACCGCAGCTAAGCCAGGCGAGTTTTGAAAACCTGCTGGCGGTTGAAATGCTCAAAACCGACAGCCGTCAGAATCTGCGTCTGTGGGTGCTGGAAGATGAAGGCCGCATGATCGGCGCTAACCATCTGCCGGAATGCCTGCGCGAGCGCATGACCCAGGCGTCTATTGCGGTGGTGAACGATCCTTTTGAGCGTCGTCTGGAGCGACTGCGCGAAGAGTATTTCGTGCGCATGCACCACGATTTTACCCAGGCTTATGGCGAGAGCCAGGGCTGGCAGGAGTACAGCGAATATCTGCACCACGGTCTGTTTGCTATCCGCCGTCGCCTGGGTTTACAACGTTTTGCTGAGCTGACCGCCCAACTCGACGTGGCTCTGCGCGAACAGCAGGTGACGGGCAGTACCGATGCCCATATGGGCTGGCTGGTGCCGTTGCTCAACGAGTATTACGACCCGATGTATCGCTATCAACTGGAAAAGAAAGCCGCGAAAATCGTCTTTCGCGGCACCTGGCAGGACGTTGCCGACTGGCTGAATGCGCGGTGA
- the allS gene encoding HTH-type transcriptional activator AllS: protein MFDPETLRTFIGVAETGSFSKAAERLCKTTATISYRIKLLEENTGVALFFRTTRSVTLTAAGSHLLSQAKDWLAWLDSMPSELQQVNDGVERQVNIVVNNLLYTPEAVARLLSWLNERYPFTQFHFSRQIYMGVWDSLLYEGFSLAIGVTGTEPMANTFTLDPLGSVQWRFVMSADHPLANVSSPLTEAQLRRFPAINIEDSARTLTKRVAWRLPGQKEIIVPDMETKLAAHLAGVGIGFVPQPLCQPLLDNGLLVSSIIPTMRPPSPLSLAWHKFGAGKAVDDIVTLFTQRKPEIAGFLAIFNNARD, encoded by the coding sequence ATGTTTGACCCGGAAACACTGCGTACCTTTATCGGCGTCGCCGAAACAGGAAGTTTCTCCAAAGCAGCGGAGCGCTTGTGTAAAACCACGGCCACTATTAGCTATCGTATTAAGCTGCTGGAAGAAAACACCGGCGTCGCGCTGTTTTTTCGCACCACACGAAGCGTGACTTTAACCGCCGCGGGTTCTCACCTTCTTTCTCAGGCAAAGGACTGGCTCGCCTGGCTGGACAGCATGCCCAGCGAATTGCAGCAAGTGAACGACGGCGTAGAGCGCCAGGTGAACATCGTCGTCAATAATCTGTTATACACCCCGGAAGCCGTCGCTCGCCTGTTGTCCTGGCTTAACGAACGCTACCCCTTTACTCAGTTTCACTTTTCCCGGCAGATCTATATGGGCGTATGGGATTCCCTGCTGTACGAAGGATTCTCTCTGGCCATCGGCGTCACGGGCACTGAACCGATGGCAAACACCTTTACCCTCGACCCGTTAGGTTCTGTTCAATGGCGATTTGTCATGTCGGCGGATCATCCACTGGCAAACGTCAGCAGTCCATTAACGGAAGCGCAGCTGCGCCGTTTTCCGGCTATTAACATTGAGGACAGCGCACGGACCCTAACCAAACGGGTCGCATGGCGTCTTCCGGGTCAAAAAGAGATCATCGTCCCGGACATGGAAACCAAGCTTGCGGCGCATCTTGCGGGGGTGGGTATCGGCTTCGTTCCGCAGCCGCTGTGCCAGCCGTTACTTGATAACGGGCTATTGGTCAGTAGCATTATTCCGACCATGCGTCCCCCTTCTCCCTTAAGTCTCGCCTGGCATAAGTTCGGCGCGGGTAAGGCCGTTGACGATATTGTGACGTTATTTACGCAGCGAAAACCAGAAATCGCCGGGTTTTTAGCAATTTTCAACAATGCACGCGATTGA
- the allA gene encoding ureidoglycolate lyase — protein sequence MKLEVLPLNQHTFSAYGDVIETHKRDFFHINDGLVERYHDLANVEILEQDRTLISINRAQPAAMPIVVHELERHPLGTQAFMPMKGEAFVVIVALGEDKPDLSTLKAFITNGQQGVNYHRNVWHHPLFAWQTVTDFLTVDRGGSDNCDVESIPAHELCFA from the coding sequence ATGAAACTAGAGGTATTACCGTTAAATCAGCACACGTTCAGCGCCTATGGCGATGTCATAGAAACCCATAAACGTGATTTTTTTCATATCAATGATGGGTTGGTTGAACGTTATCACGACCTGGCCAATGTGGAGATCCTTGAGCAGGACCGTACGCTCATCAGCATAAACCGCGCGCAACCGGCAGCGATGCCCATCGTTGTGCATGAGCTGGAGCGCCACCCGCTCGGCACCCAGGCATTTATGCCCATGAAGGGTGAGGCGTTTGTGGTGATTGTCGCACTCGGTGAGGACAAACCAGACCTTTCCACCTTAAAAGCCTTTATCACCAATGGTCAGCAGGGCGTGAATTACCACCGAAACGTCTGGCATCACCCGCTGTTTGCCTGGCAAACCGTGACCGATTTTCTGACCGTCGATCGCGGTGGTAGCGATAATTGCGATGTTGAAAGTATCCCGGCACATGAACTCTGTTTTGCGTGA
- the allR gene encoding HTH-type transcriptional repressor AllR encodes MLIFWAGVNVVETEVRRRGRPGQAEPVAQKGAQALERGIAILQYLERSGGSSSVSDISGSLDLPLSTTFRLLKVLQGADFVYQDSQLGWWHIGLGVFNVGSAYIHNRDVLSVAGPFMHRLMLLSGETVNVAIRNGTEAVLIGQKECKSMVRMCAPLGSRMPLHASGAGKALLYPLMEEELMDIVVKTGLQQFTPTTLVDFPTLLRNLELARENGYIVDHEEHVVGLNCIASAIYDDAGSVVAAISISGPASRLTEDRFISQGELVRDTARDISTALGLKAPVA; translated from the coding sequence ATGCTCATATTTTGGGCCGGAGTAAATGTAGTGGAGACGGAAGTAAGACGGCGCGGCAGGCCTGGACAGGCGGAGCCGGTCGCGCAAAAAGGCGCTCAGGCGCTTGAGAGAGGCATTGCGATTTTGCAGTATCTCGAAAGAAGTGGAGGCAGTTCGTCAGTTAGCGATATTTCCGGCAGTCTGGATTTACCGCTCTCCACGACCTTTCGCCTGTTGAAGGTTTTACAGGGGGCTGATTTTGTCTATCAGGACAGCCAGTTAGGCTGGTGGCACATTGGGTTAGGTGTATTCAACGTGGGCTCCGCGTATATTCACAATCGCGACGTCCTGTCGGTAGCCGGACCGTTTATGCACCGATTAATGCTGCTGTCAGGCGAAACGGTTAATGTTGCAATTCGCAATGGCACCGAAGCGGTGTTGATTGGTCAGAAGGAGTGCAAATCGATGGTCAGAATGTGCGCACCTTTGGGCAGTCGAATGCCATTGCATGCTTCCGGCGCGGGAAAAGCACTGCTTTATCCGTTGATGGAAGAAGAGTTAATGGACATCGTCGTGAAAACGGGTTTGCAGCAATTTACGCCGACCACGTTGGTCGATTTTCCTACACTGCTGCGTAATCTGGAACTGGCGCGCGAGAATGGCTATATCGTCGATCACGAAGAACATGTTGTTGGATTGAATTGCATCGCTTCGGCTATCTATGACGATGCAGGCAGTGTAGTTGCTGCAATCTCTATTTCTGGGCCCGCATCCAGACTGACGGAAGATCGTTTTATCAGTCAGGGGGAGCTGGTACGGGATACAGCACGAGATATCAGTACGGCGCTTGGTTTAAAAGCCCCCGTAGCTTAA